The following is a genomic window from Deltaproteobacteria bacterium.
TCTTCTCCTCGACCGGAGCCGCCTCGGCGCCGCCGCCCGCGGGCATCGCGCCCATCATCACCGGCGCGGCCGCCGTCACGCCCCAGCGCTCCTCAAGCGTCTTGACGAGCTCGGAAATCTGGAGCGCGTTGAGGGTATCGAGATACTTGAGAACGTCGTCCATCGTCAGATCGGCCATGTTCACTCACTCCTTGTCGCGACTGGAATTCGCGTCGTGTTCGTTGTTGGTTGCGCCGTTGCGCAGCCCGTTGCGTTGTTGCGTTTCGTCGGTGTCCGGTCGCCTTACGCGGCCTCGGCCACCTTGTCCCTGCGTGCGTTGAGAACGTTGAGAAAGCTCCGGGGCACGGCGGCCAGGACCTGCACGAACTTGCTGTGCGGGGCTTTGAACACCGCCAGCAGCTGCGCGCGCAGTTCGTTCTTGGTCGGCATGGTGGCGAGCGCCTTCACCTGGTCGGCGCTGATGACCTTGCCGCTCAGAACGCCGCCCAGAATCTGGAACTTCTCGAAGTCCTTCGCGAACTTCGCGAGCACCTTGGCCGGTCCCACCAGTTCTTCGTCGCAGACGAGAAACGCGTTGGGTCCGGACAGCTTCTGGAACAGGGGAGCCGACGAGGTTTCGGCGGCCGCGATCTTCGCCAGGGTGTTTTTCACCACGACGAGATACGTGCCGTCGACCTTCTCGATCTCCCGGCGGATGGTGTTGATCTGGCCCACCGTCAGGCCGGTAAAACCCAGCCGAACGACGAGCTGCGCACCTTCGAGCTTCCCGTGAAACTCAGCGACGATGCCTTCCTTTGTTGCGCGATCCAAACCCAATGAGGTCCTCCTTTCACCGAATCGACCGGAATTGTGGGTCCCGGCCCCGGTGAGGTGCCCAACGGGGGAAAGCCCGTCGACCAGAAACGAAACGCTTCGCGATCCGAATCATGACACCGTCTCCGCAGGCCGAGGCGAATCGATTAAGCCCCTTCGGGCGCCTTGCTTCTTCGACGTGCGCGGCCGCCTCACGGCGCTCCGCGCGTTTGACCGATCTATTTCACCTCGATGATGGACGAGGGATCGACCTTGATCCCCGGACCCATCGTCGTGGAGATGGCGATATTCCTCAGGTACGAGCCCTTGCTGGTCGCCGGCTTGAGCTTGATGACCATGTCGAGCAGCGCCTGGAAGTTCTCGCGCAGCGCGTCCTCGGAAAAGCTCTTTTTGCCGATCGGCGCGTGCAGATT
Proteins encoded in this region:
- a CDS encoding 50S ribosomal protein L10 translates to MGLDRATKEGIVAEFHGKLEGAQLVVRLGFTGLTVGQINTIRREIEKVDGTYLVVVKNTLAKIAAAETSSAPLFQKLSGPNAFLVCDEELVGPAKVLAKFAKDFEKFQILGGVLSGKVISADQVKALATMPTKNELRAQLLAVFKAPHSKFVQVLAAVPRSFLNVLNARRDKVAEAA